One segment of Eriocheir sinensis breed Jianghai 21 chromosome 69, ASM2467909v1, whole genome shotgun sequence DNA contains the following:
- the LOC126988568 gene encoding centrosomal protein of 104 kDa-like isoform X2, which translates to MPHKLQFHIAHVTSEGESGRARDLLQQGPGARGWVSAPFCTYPQQVIIRLQERSHLSKLQLLAHQHLIPERIDLYIGDVEEDKDVALHNASFTLLGHLKLSDNTHSKYKARELKSVTLSCTGIYLKLTLHKNHVNRLNLYNQVGLVGVNVLGNEVEDNNNSVSPDGEGGQVPGGQKGGDVPLYHDLAFSMYVDAQVAETIKVLEERKAVALAEKRDQYATRLSAAVTQLRTAGERLGKYEIEKRHAIDTEHYTRAKEKKEQAERYREEVYRDLNIEELLEPKGKLATNDTGANSTPHPSTLPPPYHPRPSSPSPDTPPSPPTHLPPARYPHTPPRPPPSPPRSPSPPPLRPPTQPLPQVGGGGGAMTPRPPPSPRHTYNSYDERTLPALKHRDVDERGEDDPSSPLHAPRRPPALSEGDRNDAALPIDVFGSELVEKVYSKNYSEKEAGLSHLHQLLMNYTPEDTGVRPDRFVRAAVVVVRRGLRDKVFSVGQRAAHTLTHIITSFVSEHRVTRKEVAGILDKVLPDLLAKMADNAPRTQQLASSTVLTLLQYSLERGVGSVGVEVTRPLTNSVHPRAALCRATLMEKELQALGVEELPREKESGFSVKQVVEFSHSAFRHQNSEVRKVGERLLLLLHPHHAPAVRRVLPPPDDVQRRSVHYRNLMDQLDAIDEKREAPPPPSGVGRGGATPPHKASPPSTSTTPPSQRTDHHNHHHHYHHQAPPSPPQPSPPPPPPHHLGAMGGGGGLGGFGGAARGGGAPLVCVTPEEVVEVRGRALSRLNGSCVDLTSDLESLTSPGDPDDRTCIFCGVYDEAFTDEGGLDLHYWRACPMLTRCANCRQVVEVASLTHHLLGECSASTQYRRCERCSEAIAKKVFQTHALAKTCTPSRPEPLANHCPLCHENIPPWEDGWRGHLLPGPDACLASPRAWPGVKKSQGASTGSGGVGGRKPGGAATPGTPRRSVSKRR; encoded by the exons ATGCCACATAAGCTGCAGTTCCACATCGCTCATGTCACCA GCGAAGGGGAGAGCGGAAGGGCGCGGGATTTGTTGCAGCAAGGCCCGGGCGCTCGAGGTTGGGTATCCGCGCCGTTTTGCACCTATCCCCAGCAAGTCATTATAAGGCTGCAGGAACGTTCACACCTCTCCAAACTGCAGCTGCTCGCCCACCAACACCTCATCC CTGAGCGCATCGATCTGTACATAGGAGACGTCGAAGAGGATAAGGACGTTGCACTACACAACGCCTCCTTCACGCTCCTGGGACATCTAAAGCTATCCGATAACACACACTCCAAGTACAAGGCGAGGGAGTTGAAATCCGTCACTCTCTCCTGTACGGGAATATACCTGAAGTTGACTCTGCATAAGAACCATGTGAATAGACTCAATCTATATAACCAG gtcGGTTTGGTGGGGGTCAACGTACTGGGGAATGAAGTGGAGGATAACAACAACAGCGTGTCCCCTGATGGCGAAGGGGGGCAGGTACCAGGGGGTCAGAAGGGGGGTGATGTTCCCCTGTACCACGATCTCGCCTTCTCAATGTATGTCGATGCCCAAGTAGCGGAGACCATCAAAGtgttagaggagaggaaggcggtGGCGTTAGCag AAAAGAGAGACCAGTACGCTACCAGGCTCAGCGCCGCGGTGACTCAGCTAAGGACGGCTGGAGAAAGACTGGGAAAATATGAGATAGAGAAGCGGCACGCCATAGATACTGAACATTATACgagggcgaaggagaagaaggagcaggcgGAGAGGTACAGAGAGGAGGTGTATCGAGACTTGAACATCGAGGAGCTACTGGAGCCAAAAGGG AAACTGGCTACAAACGACACTGGTGCCAACTCCACCCCGCACCCCtcgaccctcccccctccctaccacccccgcccctcctcccccagcCCCGACACCCCTCCCAGCCCCCCGACACATCTACCCCCCGCCAGGTACCCCCACACCCCTccgcgcccccctccctccccccctcggtccccctcccctccacctctccgcccccccacacaaccccttccacaagttgggggaggggggggagcgaTGACCCCTCGACCTCCCCCTTCGCCTCGGCACACCTACAACTCCTACGATGAAAGGACTCTACCAGCGCTCAAACa cCGGGACGTGGACGAGCGGGGGGAAGacgacccctcctcccccctccacgccccccgccgccccccagcGCTCAGTGAGGGGGACAGGAACGACGCGGCGCTTCCCATTGATGTTTTCGGCAGTGagctg GTGGAGAAAGTGTACAGCAAGAACTACTCAGAGAAGGAGGCGGGACTGTCCCATCTCCACCAGCTCCTCATGAACTACACACCTGAGGACACCGGAGTGCGCCCagacag GTTCGTGCgcgcggctgtggtggtggtgcgtcGCGGGCTGCGGGATAAGGTTTTCAGCGTGGGCCAGCGCGCCGCTCACACCCTCACGCACATCATCACATCCTTCGTTAGCGAGCACAG GGTCACCCGGAAGGAGGTTGCAGGGATATTGGATAAGGTTCTGCCCGACCTGCTGGCGAAGATGGCTGACAACGCCCCCAGGACCCAGCAGTTGGCGAGCAGCACGGTGCTGACGCTGCTGCAGTACTCGctggagag GGGCGTGGGTAGTGTGGGCGTGGAGGTGACCCGCCCACTTACCAACAGCGTCCACCCACGGGCCGCCCTCTGCCGCGCCACGCTAATGGAGAAGGAATTGCAAGCGTTAGGCGTGGAGGAGCTgccgagggagaaggagag cggGTTCTCCGTCAAACAGGTGGTCGAGTTCTCCCATTCCGCATTTCGACACCAGAACAGTGAAGTGAGGAAGGTTGgggaacgcctcctcctccttctccacccccaTCACGCCCCCGCCGTCAGAAGGGTACTCCCGCCCCCCGACGATGTGCAGAGACGGAGCGTTCACTATAGAAACCTAATGGACCAGCTGGATGCCATTGATgagaag cgggagGCACCCCCCCCACCGtcaggggtagggagggggggcgCCACTCCCCCCCACAAGGCAAGCCCCCCCTCAACCTCTACCACCCCCCCCAGTCAGAG AAcagaccaccacaaccaccaccaccactaccaccaccaggcaccaccatcaccaccacaaccatcaccaccaccaccaccaccacaccacctagGGGCaatgggtggagggggtggattgGGGGGCTTTGGGGGCGCAGCGAGGGGGGGCGGGGCACCTCTCGTCTGCGTGACCCCCGAGGAGGTGGTTGAGGTGCGTGGGCGCGCGCTCTCTCGTCTCAATGGGTCGTGTGTGGATTTGACCTCTGACCTTGAAAGTCTGACCTCGCCCGGTGACCCTGATGATag aACGTGTATATTCTGTGGCGTATACGATGAGGCTTTCACGGACGAGGGCGGGCTGGATCTACACTACTGGCGGGCGTGTCCCATGTTGACCAGGTGTGCAAATTGTCGCCAGGTGGTGGAAGTGGCGTCCCTCACACACCACTTGCTGG GTGAGTGCAGCGCCTCCACCCAGTACCGCAGGTGTGAGAGGTGTTCTGAAGCCATCGCCAAGAAGGTGTTCCAGACTCACGCCCTCGCCAAAACCTGCACGC
- the LOC126988568 gene encoding centrosomal protein of 104 kDa-like isoform X1, protein MPHKLQFHIAHVTSEGESGRARDLLQQGPGARGWVSAPFCTYPQQVIIRLQERSHLSKLQLLAHQHLIPERIDLYIGDVEEDKDVALHNASFTLLGHLKLSDNTHSKYKARELKSVTLSCTGIYLKLTLHKNHVNRLNLYNQVGLVGVNVLGNEVEDNNNSVSPDGEGGQVPGGQKGGDVPLYHDLAFSMYVDAQVAETIKVLEERKAVALAEKRDQYATRLSAAVTQLRTAGERLGKYEIEKRHAIDTEHYTRAKEKKEQAERYREEVYRDLNIEELLEPKGKLATNDTGANSTPHPSTLPPPYHPRPSSPSPDTPPSPPTHLPPARYPHTPPRPPPSPPRSPSPPPLRPPTQPLPQVGGGGGAMTPRPPPSPRHTYNSYDERTLPALKHRDVDERGEDDPSSPLHAPRRPPALSEGDRNDAALPIDVFGSELVEKVYSKNYSEKEAGLSHLHQLLMNYTPEDTGVRPDRFVRAAVVVVRRGLRDKVFSVGQRAAHTLTHIITSFVSEHRVTRKEVAGILDKVLPDLLAKMADNAPRTQQLASSTVLTLLQYSLERGVGSVGVEVTRPLTNSVHPRAALCRATLMEKELQALGVEELPREKESGFSVKQVVEFSHSAFRHQNSEVRKVGERLLLLLHPHHAPAVRRVLPPPDDVQRRSVHYRNLMDQLDAIDEKREAPPPPSGVGRGGATPPHKASPPSTSTTPPSQSRTDHHNHHHHYHHQAPPSPPQPSPPPPPPHHLGAMGGGGGLGGFGGAARGGGAPLVCVTPEEVVEVRGRALSRLNGSCVDLTSDLESLTSPGDPDDRTCIFCGVYDEAFTDEGGLDLHYWRACPMLTRCANCRQVVEVASLTHHLLGECSASTQYRRCERCSEAIAKKVFQTHALAKTCTPSRPEPLANHCPLCHENIPPWEDGWRGHLLPGPDACLASPRAWPGVKKSQGASTGSGGVGGRKPGGAATPGTPRRSVSKRR, encoded by the exons ATGCCACATAAGCTGCAGTTCCACATCGCTCATGTCACCA GCGAAGGGGAGAGCGGAAGGGCGCGGGATTTGTTGCAGCAAGGCCCGGGCGCTCGAGGTTGGGTATCCGCGCCGTTTTGCACCTATCCCCAGCAAGTCATTATAAGGCTGCAGGAACGTTCACACCTCTCCAAACTGCAGCTGCTCGCCCACCAACACCTCATCC CTGAGCGCATCGATCTGTACATAGGAGACGTCGAAGAGGATAAGGACGTTGCACTACACAACGCCTCCTTCACGCTCCTGGGACATCTAAAGCTATCCGATAACACACACTCCAAGTACAAGGCGAGGGAGTTGAAATCCGTCACTCTCTCCTGTACGGGAATATACCTGAAGTTGACTCTGCATAAGAACCATGTGAATAGACTCAATCTATATAACCAG gtcGGTTTGGTGGGGGTCAACGTACTGGGGAATGAAGTGGAGGATAACAACAACAGCGTGTCCCCTGATGGCGAAGGGGGGCAGGTACCAGGGGGTCAGAAGGGGGGTGATGTTCCCCTGTACCACGATCTCGCCTTCTCAATGTATGTCGATGCCCAAGTAGCGGAGACCATCAAAGtgttagaggagaggaaggcggtGGCGTTAGCag AAAAGAGAGACCAGTACGCTACCAGGCTCAGCGCCGCGGTGACTCAGCTAAGGACGGCTGGAGAAAGACTGGGAAAATATGAGATAGAGAAGCGGCACGCCATAGATACTGAACATTATACgagggcgaaggagaagaaggagcaggcgGAGAGGTACAGAGAGGAGGTGTATCGAGACTTGAACATCGAGGAGCTACTGGAGCCAAAAGGG AAACTGGCTACAAACGACACTGGTGCCAACTCCACCCCGCACCCCtcgaccctcccccctccctaccacccccgcccctcctcccccagcCCCGACACCCCTCCCAGCCCCCCGACACATCTACCCCCCGCCAGGTACCCCCACACCCCTccgcgcccccctccctccccccctcggtccccctcccctccacctctccgcccccccacacaaccccttccacaagttgggggaggggggggagcgaTGACCCCTCGACCTCCCCCTTCGCCTCGGCACACCTACAACTCCTACGATGAAAGGACTCTACCAGCGCTCAAACa cCGGGACGTGGACGAGCGGGGGGAAGacgacccctcctcccccctccacgccccccgccgccccccagcGCTCAGTGAGGGGGACAGGAACGACGCGGCGCTTCCCATTGATGTTTTCGGCAGTGagctg GTGGAGAAAGTGTACAGCAAGAACTACTCAGAGAAGGAGGCGGGACTGTCCCATCTCCACCAGCTCCTCATGAACTACACACCTGAGGACACCGGAGTGCGCCCagacag GTTCGTGCgcgcggctgtggtggtggtgcgtcGCGGGCTGCGGGATAAGGTTTTCAGCGTGGGCCAGCGCGCCGCTCACACCCTCACGCACATCATCACATCCTTCGTTAGCGAGCACAG GGTCACCCGGAAGGAGGTTGCAGGGATATTGGATAAGGTTCTGCCCGACCTGCTGGCGAAGATGGCTGACAACGCCCCCAGGACCCAGCAGTTGGCGAGCAGCACGGTGCTGACGCTGCTGCAGTACTCGctggagag GGGCGTGGGTAGTGTGGGCGTGGAGGTGACCCGCCCACTTACCAACAGCGTCCACCCACGGGCCGCCCTCTGCCGCGCCACGCTAATGGAGAAGGAATTGCAAGCGTTAGGCGTGGAGGAGCTgccgagggagaaggagag cggGTTCTCCGTCAAACAGGTGGTCGAGTTCTCCCATTCCGCATTTCGACACCAGAACAGTGAAGTGAGGAAGGTTGgggaacgcctcctcctccttctccacccccaTCACGCCCCCGCCGTCAGAAGGGTACTCCCGCCCCCCGACGATGTGCAGAGACGGAGCGTTCACTATAGAAACCTAATGGACCAGCTGGATGCCATTGATgagaag cgggagGCACCCCCCCCACCGtcaggggtagggagggggggcgCCACTCCCCCCCACAAGGCAAGCCCCCCCTCAACCTCTACCACCCCCCCCAGTCAGAG cAGAAcagaccaccacaaccaccaccaccactaccaccaccaggcaccaccatcaccaccacaaccatcaccaccaccaccaccaccacaccacctagGGGCaatgggtggagggggtggattgGGGGGCTTTGGGGGCGCAGCGAGGGGGGGCGGGGCACCTCTCGTCTGCGTGACCCCCGAGGAGGTGGTTGAGGTGCGTGGGCGCGCGCTCTCTCGTCTCAATGGGTCGTGTGTGGATTTGACCTCTGACCTTGAAAGTCTGACCTCGCCCGGTGACCCTGATGATag aACGTGTATATTCTGTGGCGTATACGATGAGGCTTTCACGGACGAGGGCGGGCTGGATCTACACTACTGGCGGGCGTGTCCCATGTTGACCAGGTGTGCAAATTGTCGCCAGGTGGTGGAAGTGGCGTCCCTCACACACCACTTGCTGG GTGAGTGCAGCGCCTCCACCCAGTACCGCAGGTGTGAGAGGTGTTCTGAAGCCATCGCCAAGAAGGTGTTCCAGACTCACGCCCTCGCCAAAACCTGCACGC